In Chitinivibrionales bacterium, the genomic window ATAGGATTTTGGCGTGCTGTCAGGATTTGTGTAATAGTTTTTCGTAGGAGTCCACGTTTTCCCCCAGTCGTCCGAGGTGGAAAAACACGGCTTGAGCCCCATGCTCCGGTAGAAAAGGTAGATTCTGCCGCTGTCTCCCTCGTCGCTCAGCCACATGGGGTTGGGATAGCAGTAGGTGACGCCGGGCGCGACTTTTATCAAAGGGTCGAATGCCGAGATGTCCTCCGGGTTGGTGGAGATGTACAGATTCATAGTGGCGCCGTCATGGCCGGAGAAAAACACCATGAGCCGTCCGTCGGGACGAATGAGCAGGCTTGGGTGGCTGTGATCGTCTGCCGCCATGCTTCCCATCACGTGGGTGACCATCGCACCCGTCGTGTGGTCGTAGGTGGCGACGGAGACCACGCCGGCGTTGGAGATCCAGCCCATATAGGTCTTCTTGTACGTTCCCTCGTGGTAAACGGCAACCGGATTGCCGTACCATGTCCATGCGCCGTTGTCGGTGGCGGAGGTGAAATCGGCCCCGGCTTTCGGGATGGATTGGGCATGTGAAAACACGGCGATTAACGCGATCAGGACTGCAATAGCGATGACTGACTTGCGTGCCGGCATTGTATACCTCCGTAACTATCTGGAAAGAACCACGGTTCTTGAAATCAGACCTTTCCCATCATCAAATATAGCAATAAATGTTCCGTTTGCATGACGAATCTTTGCAAAGGGGATAACCGTTTTACCTGACGGATGGGATTGGATGAAGGACGAAAGATCGCTTACAAGACACCCGTTCAATGAAAACACCTTCAGGGATGATGCCCTCGGGTCCTTTACAAAAAGCGAGATGCCGGAACGCATCACAACCATCGGTCCTGCAGCCACGTCTTTGCTTTTCATGACAGGATCTTGCACGCCCACCGCCTGCCTGAACGGGTACACGTTGACCGACATGTTCCAGGCCCCGCCGTCGTAGTTGGTATAGTCGCCGTAGAGCCAGATAAGCTCGAGGTTCCCGCCCTCTTTATGGCCGCGCGGAACGCACGGTCTGCAGTTCTTCTTTGCCGACCCGCGCGTTATCGCCATGGTGTCCCAGGTTGTGCCGCTGTCCGTGGTCACCCATTTGTCAAGTTCAGGCACCGATCCGATCTGGCGGGCAAGATAAACGATTGACGGATTTTCATGATCAAGCGTTATGCCCGAGGCGAATCCGTCCTGCCCGCCCATGTTCATGCCCGCGTTGAGCAGGGTTTTTTTGAACCATGACGTTCCGGTCCAGCGGAAATACATGTAGTAATGGTTGTTGCCGTCCGGGAATTGATCATAGACGATAATGGGTCTTCCGAACGCGTCAATCGCCACGTCCCAAACGGACCCGTTGGCTTTTGCAAGAGCCGGATTGTGCAGCGTGTCAATAAGGTAATTCCAGATGGGGAGATGCGCCGTGTCGGCGATCGGCGTCCCGTCGGCCTGGTAAAATACGCCGGCCTTGTATTTCATGTAATAGGAGGGATAACTGGCCTGCCTATTGCCGCGTTCAATGACCATGTGGACTTCGTCCTTGCCGTTGCCCGCATACTTGCAATAGGGCTTGGGCGTGCTGTCGGTGCTGTGGAAAAACACCCGCGCGTGCGTCCAGTTCTTTCCCCAGTCGTCCGAGTACAGATAGGAGGGAAGCGTTTCAAACCCGCGGATAAAGCAGTACAGCCTGCCGCTGTCGCCTTCGGCGGAAAGCCACAGGAGATTTGGATAACAGAATCCGGCGCCCGGATCGGCATGGACTTGGTTTTCGGGCCCGAACGACGAAACGTCCTCGGGGTTCGTTGCTATGTAGATGCTCAGGATTGCGCCGTCGTGCGCGGCCA contains:
- a CDS encoding BNR-4 repeat-containing protein; its protein translation is MMFRKVFALCAGAAVFALFVAGRTGAALPQPGASFSNITTNGVWTWYGEPKAVYYEGIHKRTYIGWISNAGTVAVASYDHETGDTLTHVIRTNYDLDDHAHPSIIMRPDGRLLVALAAHDGAILSIYIATNPEDVSSFGPENQVHADPGAGFCYPNLLWLSAEGDSGRLYCFIRGFETLPSYLYSDDWGKNWTHARVFFHSTDSTPKPYCKYAGNGKDEVHMVIERGNRQASYPSYYMKYKAGVFYQADGTPIADTAHLPIWNYLIDTLHNPALAKANGSVWDVAIDAFGRPIIVYDQFPDGNNHYYMYFRWTGTSWFKKTLLNAGMNMGGQDGFASGITLDHENPSIVYLARQIGSVPELDKWVTTDSGTTWDTMAITRGSAKKNCRPCVPRGHKEGGNLELIWLYGDYTNYDGGAWNMSVNVYPFRQAVGVQDPVMKSKDVAAGPMVVMRSGISLFVKDPRASSLKVFSLNGCLVSDLSSFIQSHPSGKTVIPFAKIRHANGTFIAIFDDGKGLISRTVVLSR